From the genome of Fundulus heteroclitus isolate FHET01 chromosome 7, MU-UCD_Fhet_4.1, whole genome shotgun sequence, one region includes:
- the LOC110369366 gene encoding transcription factor 21, translating into MEDMGLLLDFDQEGSTDFAFWGQMDQNFHFQTQLDSFLMDCQAAGGQLSPWSTFGCQSVLSDAQLTFTDLDVHSPGLGACAEGEGCPAEEPLEAAKRRTQRLVLHQPYKVQRHAANIRERKRMLSINSAFEELRCHVPTFPYEKRLSKIDTLRLAIAYIALLREILMSGSDPKSYVDECMKNGYKNQSDAIWNTSDLTARLSWIKWD; encoded by the exons ATGGAGGATATGGGACTGCTTTTAGACTTTGATCAGGAGGGCTCCACTGACTTTGCATTCTGGGGACAGATGGACCAGAACTTCCACTTCCAGACCCAGCTGGATTCCTTCCTGATGGACTGCCAGGCGGCCGGCGGCCAGCTCTCCCCCTGGTCTACTTTCGGCTGTCAGTCTGTCTTGTCGGACGCACAGCTGACCTTCACCGACTTGGACGTCCACTCCCCGGGACTCGGTGCCTGTGCCGAGGGAGAAGGATGCCCCGCTGAAGAACCTCTGGAGGCGGCCAAGCGCAGGACGCAGCGGCTGGTGCTCCACCAGCCGTACAAGGTGCAGCGGCACGCCGCCAACAtcagggagaggaagaggatgcTGAGCATCAACTCTGCCTTCGAAGAGCTGCGCTGCCACGTCCCAACGTTCCCCTATGAGAAGCGGCTGTCCAAGATAGACACTCTGAGGCTGGCCATAGCCTACATCGCTCTGCTGAGGGAGATCCTCATGTCGGGCTCCGACCCTAAATCATATGTCGATGAGTGCATGAAGAATGGCTACAAGAATCAAAGCGACGCAATCTGGAACACAAGTG ATCTGACAGCCCGCCTCTCCTGGATAAAGTGGGATTAG